Proteins from a genomic interval of Watersipora subatra chromosome 10, tzWatSuba1.1, whole genome shotgun sequence:
- the LOC137405641 gene encoding uncharacterized protein, with the protein MSCQIFVSLTVLLSLLSNISVSALCTDSEPINKVHIVGLLEINPSAQCHLSEPPETYGLSLALAVEYILDLVNSSGADIAVPGVEYEFKLEDICLNRSLATRTAALSIPKTLWTEQNVCFHPRPVEEQQNSLLLGFVGPTYSSNAKYVAEFLNNTNIPVISPAATLAKLKDPYLHNSFLRTVPSDSKQSKAMVKVALKLEWSYILLIHTNDDYGRDGAKAIQEHGRANGICFSNVIEVDLDPANPRRYYESIGRLMKADSAKGIIYFGFLFPATAIIESYFDLASGSSGMQKIILASEGVGITPEILETLRLGNGELGLIVMSPYNQANTLRSYIEKRIDGTKSGTPETTSLIRRFVEECNNRYQCSNEVLINATVSTQPTIEAVVSILHAFKEVHDEMCAGVAGICSQLSESPMFYSAMLKSLLSKNEQVEIGEVVVSVAFDEVGELDSSTAVPAYTLNTAVRGSDNIWRFVEVGQFAHNEKWSYSNEGLITTYSESRCLSNCEFCEKLNTPYLYRRNENSRYIIAGTGITSGDLNEHDCGKTIQPHGFLMMEAFYYTVKQIEEITGLQFSTLFIDTCYAKLGTHALMNDIFREADTAYLKDMNGKEWSIKPRDFIVFLSGSSSGVTLALQTYLNVYEIPQISFRATTVWLSDPLRYPLFLRNVPSDEQQAKAMIQIVKKNGWKEIGLITSESVYGQTGGYSVEQFASDNGICITYRNQANNLHENIRDLAISIRQTAENNQFPRVVIIFAENQFIANFLQQIKLHDPKWSERGNILLGSETWGTLKSVTENAEELVYGSLTFSFSNSTYSWTTDGTNYFQKYLDTQNPTNNKDNPLFLRFWQEYFNCYLLQNSFSTALKKCDDSLSLGYTETVSKRLDYEESSSKYLILAGLSVAYSIKVAAYVDGKCKLELGILNCSQLFDTPAGRNTFFQYLKQTKVPQKANSISRTYLPFTETGEGKANYDVYNIIKKTDGTKDVAAYNPIYNIEDGELQKKAEAQFYVDGIVSTAYSECKKDCVCLNSIKLDSDMTSADFAYQCKTDSSVTLLIVLLVIMILLLITCIAHIVLQRRQHQNLKQILFHDIPRSPAPIPLPPLGIKERSQKFSALSSRTTPLSRNPSYVEPQSVERFMNASLNVGMQRSRQPKSTYIPAISLSPPDGEHLDSLGHYETPDSVLSQGLDNAGASQQDTLPLTSSLINSELKPDALRNSVVDAVPEKIE; encoded by the exons AGTTCAAACTAGAAGATATCTGCTTAAACAGAAGTCTGGCAACCAGAACAGCTGCATTGAGTATTCCAAAAACTCTTTGGACAGAACAGAATGTTTGCTTCCATCCTCGACCTGTTGAGGAGCAACAAAACTCTCTATTGTTAG GGTTTGTTGGGCCAACCTACAGTTCCAATGCCAAGTACGTAGCCGAGTTCTTAAACAATACCAACATTCCTGTCATCTCTCCTGCTGCAACACTGGCTAAACTGAAGGATCCCTATCTACACAATTCATTTTTAAGAACTGTCCCCTCtgattccaaacaaagcaaG gctATGGTAAAAGTGGCGCTAAAGTTGGAGTGGTCCTACATACTTCTCATTCATACAAATGATGATTATGGCAGAGATGGAGCTAAAGCTATCCAAGAGCATGGCAGAGCAAACGGAATTTGTTTTTCTAATGTAATAGAAGTAGACTTAGATCCAGCCAATCCGAGACGGTACTACGAGAGTATTGGCAGGCTCATGAAGGCTGATAGTGCCAAAGGGATAATATACTTTGGATTTCTCTTCCCAG CCACAGCAATCATAGAAAGTTATTTCGACCTCGCTTCTGGAAGTTCTGGCATGCAAAAAATCATACTGGCTTCTGAGGGTGTTGGCATAACTCCAGAGATTCTGGAAACATTAAGGTTGGGAAATGGTGAACTGGGATTGATCGTTATGTCTCCTTATAATCAAGCAAATACACTTCGAAGCTACATCGAGAAAAGAATAGATGGTACGAAATCAGGAACACCAGAAACCACTTCTCTCATCAGGCGATTTGTAGAAGAATGTAACAACAGGTACCAATGCTCCAATGAAGTGCTTATCAATGCTACAGTTTCAACCCAACCGACTATCGAAGCAGTTGTATCCATTTTACATGCTTTTAAAGAAGTACACGATGAAATGTGTGCTGGAGTAGCTGGAATCTGCAGTCAACTTAGTGAAAGCCCGATGTTTTATTCAGCCATGCTTAAATCATTACTAAGCAAAAATGAACAGGTGGAAATAGGTGAAGTGGTGGTCTCGGTTGCGTTTGATGAGGTCGGAGAATTGGACAGCTCAACGGCTGTTCCAGCATACACTTTAAATACAGCTGTGAGAGGGTCAGATAACATTTGGCGATTTGTAGAAGTAGGGCAATTCGCTCACAATGAGAAGTGGTCTTATTCAAATGAAGGTCTAATTACAACGTACTCTGAATCTCGATGCTTGAGCAACTGTGAGTTTTGTGAGAAGTTGAATACACCATATCTGTATCGGAGGAATGAGAATTCTCGATATATCATAGCTGGGACAGGTATAACGAGTGGAGATCTTAATGAGCATGATTGTGGTAAAACTATTCAACCACATGGCTTTCTCATGATGGAAGCATTTTATTACACAGTCAAACAAATTGAAGAAATAACTGGGCTTCAGTTTTCAACTCTCTTTATTGACACTTGTTACGCAAAGCTTGGAACTCATGCCTTGATGAACGACATCTTTCGAGAAGCAGATACAGCTTACCTTAAAGATATGAATGGAAAAGAATGGAGCATCAAACCGAGAGACTTTATTGTTTTTCTCAGTGGTTCATCTAGTGGAGTTACACTCGCTCTACAGACTTATTTGAATGTCTATGAAATTCCACAGATCTCTTTTCGAGCAACCACAGTATGGCTGAGTGATCCATTGAGGTACCCACTTTTTCTAAGGAATGTACCTAGCGATGAGCAACAGGCTAAAGCAATGATTCAGATTGTGAAAAAAAATGGCTGGAAAGAAATCGGGCTCATTACTTCTGAGAGTGTATATGGCCAGACAGGAGGCTATAGCGTAGAACAGTTTGCAAGCGATAATGGCATATGTATTACATATCGAAACCAAGCTAACAACCTGCATGAAAATATTCGCGACCTCGCTATAAGCATACGCCAAACAGCCGAAAACAACCAGTTTCCACGAGTAGTAATAATTTTTGCCGAAAACCAATTTATAGCAAACTTTTTGCAACAGATCAAACTTCACGATCCCAAATGGTCAGAAAGAGGAAATATTTTGCTTGGCAGTGAAACATGGGGCACTCTGAAATCTGTTACAGAAAATGCAGAAGAACTTGTTTATGGTTCGCTAACATTTTCATTCAGCAACTCAACATATTCATGGACGACGGATGGAACTaactattttcaaaaatatttggaCACACAAAACCCTACCAACAACAAAGATAATCCACTCTTTCTTAGATTTTGGCAAGAATATTTTAACTGTTATTTGCTACAGAATTCTTTTTCTACTGCTCTCAAAAAGTGTGACGACTCATTGAGTCTAGGGTACACAGAAACCGTAAGCAAGAGATTAGACTATGAAGAGTCGTCGAGCAAGTATTTGATCCTTGCAGGGTTGTCTGTTGCCTATTCCATCAAGGTAGCTGCATATGTGGACGGTAAATGCAAATTGGAGTTGGGTATTCTAAACTGTTCACAATTGTTTGACACACCAGCAGGTAGAAATACGTTCTTTCAGTACTTAAAACAAACCAAAGTTCCACAAAAGGCAAACAGTATATCGAGAACTTATTTACCATTCACTGAAACTGGAGAAGGAAAAGCAAACTATGACgtatataatatcataaaaaAGACAGATGGTACAAAGGATGTAGCTGCGTACAATCCTATTTATAACATAGAAGATGGAGAATTGCAAAAGAAGGCAGAGGCACAATTCTATGTTGACGGCATTGTATCGACAGCTTATTCAGAGTGCAAGAAGGACTGCGTATGTTTGAATAGCATCAAACTAGACAGCGACATGACATCTGCTGACTTCGCCTATCAATGTAAAACTGACAGCTCGGTAACCTTGCTGATAGTCCTATTGGTAATCATGATCCTCCTTCTCATCACATGCATAGCTCATATTGTATTGCAAAGGAGACAACACCAGAACTTGAAACAGATACTTTTCCATG ATATTCCAAGGTCGCCTGCTCCTATTCCCTTGCCACCACTAGGGATTAAAGAGAGATCGCAAAAGTTTTCTGCACTGTCGTCTCGTACTACTCCTCTCTCAAGAAATCCCAGTTATGTTGAACCCCAGTCGGTTGAAAGGTTTATGAATGCATCTCTGAATG TAGGAATGCAGCGAAGCCGCCAACCGAAAAGTACCTACATACCTGCTATCTCTCTATCACCACCAGATGGCGAACATCTTGACAGTCTTGGCCATTATGAAACACCAGATTCTGTACTCTCACAAGGTCTGGATAATGCCGGGGCAAGCCAGCAAGACACTCTGCCACTGACGAGCTCGCTAATCAACTCAGAGCTTAAACCTGATGCACTAAGAAATAGCGTAGTAGATGCTGTTCCTGAAAAGATAGAGTAA